In one window of Brenneria goodwinii DNA:
- a CDS encoding pyridoxal phosphate-dependent aminotransferase: MSRAEKKFCAILSDRVKNASPSATVAITEVARRLAAEGRTIISLSVGELDFDTPAHIQHAAIRGMNEGHTRYTNVGGTPSLKAAIARKFTRDNALGYKPAEIIAATGAKQILFNALLATLNPGDEVIVVAPYWVSYSEMVKIAGGVPVQVTPEEATQFKLTPSLLAAAVTPSSRWLILNAPCNPSGALYTADELRALADVVCRHPAMMVMADDIYEEIVFEGEFVSFAQAAPDMRDRTLTINGVSKTYAMTGWRLGYAGGPEWLIKAMALLQSQSTSNPSSISQVAAQAALDGPQDFLDDWRARLRVRRDLALRILRRAAPVLRVPEAPQGAFYLYVNCAGAIGMKTPAGEIIANDEDMTRYLLERVGVAVVPGTAFGLAPYLRVSYALADDRLERACELIVEACTALVRD, translated from the coding sequence GTGTCCAGAGCAGAGAAAAAATTTTGTGCGATCCTGTCTGACCGCGTCAAGAATGCGAGTCCCTCGGCCACGGTGGCGATCACCGAGGTGGCCCGCCGACTGGCGGCCGAGGGCCGGACGATCATCAGCCTGAGTGTCGGCGAGTTGGATTTCGATACCCCGGCGCACATCCAGCATGCGGCGATCCGCGGCATGAACGAAGGCCACACACGCTATACGAATGTGGGTGGTACGCCTTCGCTGAAGGCGGCGATTGCGCGCAAATTCACCCGCGACAATGCGCTGGGATACAAGCCGGCGGAAATCATCGCGGCTACCGGTGCCAAACAGATCCTCTTCAATGCGTTGCTCGCCACGCTCAATCCCGGCGATGAAGTAATCGTGGTGGCGCCGTACTGGGTGTCGTACTCCGAGATGGTGAAGATCGCCGGCGGCGTGCCGGTGCAGGTGACGCCGGAAGAGGCGACTCAATTCAAGCTCACGCCTTCGTTGCTGGCCGCTGCCGTGACGCCCTCTTCGCGCTGGCTGATCCTGAATGCGCCATGCAATCCCTCAGGGGCACTGTATACCGCCGACGAGCTGCGCGCCCTGGCTGATGTGGTGTGCCGGCATCCGGCGATGATGGTGATGGCCGACGATATTTATGAGGAGATCGTATTCGAGGGCGAGTTCGTCTCCTTTGCGCAGGCCGCGCCAGATATGCGCGATCGTACGCTGACGATTAACGGCGTCTCCAAGACTTATGCGATGACGGGTTGGCGCCTGGGTTACGCGGGCGGACCCGAATGGCTAATCAAGGCGATGGCGCTACTGCAGTCGCAGAGCACCAGCAATCCCTCTTCGATTAGCCAGGTGGCGGCGCAGGCCGCGCTGGATGGCCCGCAGGATTTTCTTGATGACTGGCGTGCGCGCTTGCGCGTGCGCCGCGATCTGGCTCTGCGCATCCTGCGGCGGGCGGCCCCGGTGCTGCGTGTGCCGGAAGCACCGCAAGGGGCCTTCTACCTGTATGTGAATTGCGCCGGCGCCATTGGTATGAAAACGCCGGCCGGCGAGATTATCGCTAATGATGAAGATATGACGCGTTATTTGCTTGAGCGCGTTGGCGTGGCCGTGGTGCCGGGTACGGCCTTCGGGCTGGCGCCGTATTTACGCGTGAGTTATGCGCTGGCCGATGATCGGCTCGAACGTGCCTGCGAACTCATCGTCGAGGCTTGTACCGCGCTGGTGCGGGACTGA
- a CDS encoding GntR family transcriptional regulator has product MEHKEIPEEVDVDAGENNATKGLGNQVYDELVALILSRKLRQGEQIQERALALRLNVSRTPLREAMHRLEGERVLERNSSNRLFVRLVSIQEIMEILHVRRMLEADAATRATGHIPQTRLLALRERIEALTAAADPTPADFYEVDTSLHELILEYCENTLLASIIADLRLKTRMFSPKHLEKARGPAVCEEHLAIVDALIRSDSAAAAAETIRHINNIRQSIIDKLSAV; this is encoded by the coding sequence ATGGAACACAAGGAAATTCCCGAGGAAGTAGACGTCGACGCAGGCGAGAATAACGCCACGAAGGGCTTGGGCAACCAGGTCTACGACGAGCTAGTGGCCCTGATCCTGTCGCGCAAACTGCGCCAGGGCGAACAAATCCAGGAACGCGCGCTGGCACTGCGCCTGAACGTTTCTCGCACGCCGCTGCGCGAGGCCATGCACCGCCTCGAAGGCGAACGCGTGCTTGAGCGCAACTCCAGCAACCGCCTGTTTGTGCGGCTGGTTTCCATCCAGGAAATCATGGAGATCCTGCACGTACGCCGGATGCTCGAAGCCGATGCAGCCACCCGCGCCACCGGACACATTCCGCAAACGCGTCTGCTTGCCCTGCGCGAGCGCATCGAAGCCCTCACCGCCGCGGCCGACCCCACTCCCGCAGACTTCTACGAGGTGGATACCTCGCTGCACGAGCTCATCCTCGAATATTGCGAAAACACCCTGCTCGCCAGCATCATCGCGGATCTGCGCCTGAAAACCCGCATGTTCTCCCCCAAACATCTGGAAAAGGCGCGCGGCCCTGCCGTCTGCGAGGAGCATCTGGCTATCGTCGACGCCCTTATCCGGAGCGACTCAGCCGCCGCGGCAGCGGAAACTATTCGTCACATCAATAACATACGGCAGTCCATCATCGACAAGCTGTCTGCCGTGTAA
- a CDS encoding Ppx/GppA phosphatase family protein — translation MKKRLIGIVGLVLLTSAFSAAASNCIETRAGIDMGSGSTKIQVAQVDICRQILGKMLYEDQRPIAFNADLSKSADNQLSTAIQQQGLAALNELVTKARTFHPQRISGVATAVFRSAANGQQVIDYFNQQANITLKIISQQQEAELGFLSAKAALRDESLNNNDLLVWDIGGGSMQMTALRQQNGQTVTDTYQGKLASVTLKDFITGVLQNKDYTADSTPNPIGSLRNTVLRYVSFYARTHVSPQIKEDVKTRRVIGIGGVHGFSIKAQIKPAANTYTLAELDRISKNQVWKGDSELVGDYRNTDVSNLLLVEGFMQALGISQVTIVKANLIQGILLQ, via the coding sequence ATGAAAAAACGCTTAATCGGTATCGTCGGGCTGGTGTTGCTCACCAGCGCTTTTTCGGCAGCAGCCAGCAATTGTATTGAAACGCGAGCCGGCATTGATATGGGCTCGGGCAGCACCAAGATCCAGGTGGCTCAGGTGGATATTTGCCGGCAGATTCTGGGAAAAATGTTGTATGAAGATCAACGGCCGATTGCCTTTAACGCCGATCTGTCCAAATCTGCCGATAACCAACTCAGCACAGCGATCCAGCAACAAGGGCTTGCGGCGCTGAATGAGCTGGTGACGAAGGCAAGGACGTTCCATCCACAGCGCATCAGCGGCGTGGCGACGGCGGTATTCCGTTCTGCCGCCAACGGCCAACAGGTCATTGATTACTTTAACCAGCAAGCGAATATAACGCTTAAAATCATTTCGCAGCAACAGGAAGCCGAACTGGGTTTTCTGTCGGCGAAAGCGGCGCTGCGTGATGAGTCCCTCAACAATAACGACCTGTTGGTTTGGGATATTGGCGGCGGTTCAATGCAAATGACCGCCTTACGTCAGCAAAACGGACAAACGGTTACCGATACCTATCAGGGTAAACTGGCTTCGGTCACGCTAAAAGATTTCATCACCGGCGTACTGCAAAATAAAGATTACACCGCAGACAGCACGCCCAATCCCATCGGCTCGCTGCGCAACACCGTACTGCGCTACGTGAGTTTTTATGCGCGTACCCATGTTAGCCCGCAGATCAAAGAAGATGTGAAAACCCGCCGCGTAATTGGTATTGGCGGCGTGCATGGTTTTTCCATCAAGGCGCAGATAAAACCGGCGGCCAACACCTATACGCTGGCCGAGCTGGATCGCATATCAAAAAATCAGGTCTGGAAAGGAGATTCGGAACTGGTCGGGGATTACCGCAATACCGACGTCAGCAACCTGTTGCTGGTGGAAGGATTCATGCAGGCGCTGGGGATCTCTCAGGTGACTATCGTCAAGGCCAATCTCATCCAGGGCATATTGCTGCAATAA
- the lysS gene encoding lysine--tRNA ligase, which translates to MAESQSQGADQAQELNNELKSRREKLAALREHGIAFPNDFRRNSTSDVLHAEYDGKENEELEALDIEVTVAGRMMTRRIMGKASFVTLQDVGGRIQLYVSRDDLAEGIYNEQFKKWDLGDILGARGKLFKTKTGELSVHCTELRLLTKALRPLPDKFHGLADQETRYRQRYLDLIANEESRHTFRIRSQVMAAIRRFMVDHGFMEVETPMMQVIPGGAAARPFVTHHNALDIDMYLRIAPELYLKRLVVGGFERVFEINRNFRNEGISPRHNPEFTMMELYMAYADYKDLIVLTENLFRTLTQDVLGTTTIEYGDQTFDFGKPFEKLTMREAICKYRPETDVADLDDLDKATAIAQSLGIKIEKSWGLGRIVTEIFEETAESNLIQPTFITEYPAEVSPLARRNDLNPEITDRFEFFIGGREIGNGFSELNDAEDQAERFAQQVSAKDAGDDEAMFYDEDYVTALEHGLPPTAGLGIGIDRMIMLFTNSHTIRDVILFPAMRPQK; encoded by the coding sequence ATGGCTGAATCACAATCACAGGGTGCCGATCAGGCGCAGGAACTTAATAACGAACTGAAATCGCGTCGTGAGAAGCTGGCTGCGCTGCGTGAACATGGCATCGCGTTTCCGAATGATTTCCGCCGTAACAGTACGTCCGATGTTCTGCATGCCGAATACGACGGCAAAGAGAATGAAGAGCTGGAAGCGCTGGATATCGAAGTCACCGTCGCCGGCCGCATGATGACGCGCCGTATCATGGGTAAAGCCTCTTTCGTCACGTTGCAGGACGTTGGCGGACGCATTCAACTGTACGTATCCCGCGATGATTTGGCGGAAGGCATTTACAACGAGCAGTTCAAAAAGTGGGATTTGGGCGACATTCTCGGCGCGCGCGGCAAGCTATTCAAAACCAAAACCGGCGAGCTTTCCGTACACTGTACCGAACTGCGTTTGTTGACCAAGGCGCTGCGTCCGCTGCCGGATAAATTCCACGGCCTGGCCGATCAGGAAACCCGCTATCGTCAGCGCTATCTGGACCTGATCGCCAATGAGGAATCCCGCCATACTTTCCGTATCCGTTCCCAGGTGATGGCGGCGATCCGCCGCTTTATGGTCGATCACGGTTTTATGGAAGTGGAAACGCCGATGATGCAGGTGATCCCCGGCGGCGCGGCGGCGCGTCCGTTCGTCACCCATCACAATGCGCTGGATATCGATATGTATCTGCGTATCGCACCGGAACTGTATCTGAAACGTCTGGTGGTGGGCGGCTTCGAACGCGTATTCGAAATTAACCGCAACTTCCGCAATGAGGGCATCTCCCCGCGTCATAACCCCGAATTCACCATGATGGAACTTTATATGGCGTATGCCGATTATAAAGACCTGATTGTACTGACGGAAAACCTGTTCCGTACGCTGACTCAGGATGTATTGGGCACCACGACGATCGAATATGGCGATCAGACTTTCGACTTCGGCAAGCCGTTTGAGAAGCTGACCATGCGCGAAGCGATCTGCAAATATCGTCCGGAAACCGACGTCGCCGATTTGGACGATCTGGATAAAGCCACCGCCATTGCGCAGTCTCTGGGCATCAAGATCGAGAAAAGCTGGGGCCTGGGCCGCATCGTTACCGAGATCTTTGAAGAAACGGCGGAAAGCAATCTGATTCAGCCGACCTTCATTACCGAATACCCGGCGGAAGTCTCGCCGCTGGCGCGCCGCAACGATCTGAATCCGGAAATCACCGATCGCTTTGAATTCTTCATCGGCGGCCGTGAAATCGGCAACGGCTTCTCCGAGCTGAATGACGCGGAAGATCAGGCCGAGCGTTTCGCGCAGCAGGTGAGCGCCAAAGACGCGGGCGATGATGAAGCGATGTTCTACGATGAAGACTACGTGACCGCGCTGGAACACGGTTTACCGCCAACCGCCGGTCTGGGCATCGGTATCGACCGTATGATTATGCTGTTTACCAACAGCCATACCATCCGCGACGTTATTCTGTTCCCGGCGATGCGCCCGCAGAAATAA
- the prfB gene encoding peptide chain release factor 2 (programmed frameshift): protein MFEINPVKNRIQDLSERTAVLRGYLDYDAKKERLEEVNAELEQPDVWNDPERAQTLGKERSSLEAIVDTIDQMTQGLEDVAGLLELAVEEDDEDTFNETSAELDTLEKKLELLEFRRMFSGEYDSADCYLDIQAGSGGTEAQDWASMLLRMYLRWAEAKGFKTEVIEESDGEVAGIKSATIKIMGDYAFGWLRTETGVHRLVRKSPFDSGGRRHTSFSSAFVYPEVDDDIDIEINPADLRIDVYRASGAGGQHVNRTESAVRITHIPTNIVTQCQNDRSQHKNKDQAMKQLKAKLYEFEMQKKNAEKQAMEDTKSDIGWGSQIRSYVLDDSRIKDLRTGVETRNTQSVLDGDLDKFIEASLKAGL from the exons ATGTTTGAAATCAATCCGGTAAAAAACCGCATTCAGGACCTGTCTGAACGTACGGCCGTCCTTAGGGGGTATCTT GACTATGATGCCAAGAAAGAACGCCTCGAAGAAGTAAACGCCGAGCTGGAGCAGCCCGATGTCTGGAACGATCCGGAGCGGGCGCAGACGCTGGGTAAAGAACGTTCCTCGCTGGAAGCCATCGTCGATACCATCGATCAAATGACGCAAGGACTGGAAGATGTCGCCGGCCTGCTTGAGCTGGCGGTGGAAGAAGACGACGAAGACACCTTTAATGAAACCAGCGCCGAACTGGACACGCTGGAAAAGAAACTTGAGCTGCTTGAATTTCGCCGCATGTTCTCCGGCGAATACGATAGCGCTGACTGTTATCTTGATATCCAGGCGGGGTCCGGCGGTACGGAAGCGCAGGACTGGGCCAGCATGCTGTTGCGTATGTACCTGCGCTGGGCGGAAGCCAAAGGCTTTAAAACCGAAGTGATTGAAGAATCCGACGGCGAAGTCGCCGGCATCAAATCCGCCACCATCAAAATCATGGGCGACTACGCGTTTGGCTGGCTGCGTACCGAAACCGGCGTTCATCGCCTGGTGCGTAAAAGTCCGTTTGACTCGGGCGGCCGCCGTCACACCTCATTCAGCTCCGCTTTCGTCTATCCCGAAGTGGATGACGACATTGATATCGAAATCAATCCCGCCGACCTGCGTATTGATGTTTACCGCGCCTCCGGCGCCGGCGGTCAGCACGTTAACCGTACGGAATCGGCGGTGCGTATCACCCACATTCCGACCAACATTGTGACGCAGTGTCAGAATGACCGTTCTCAGCATAAAAACAAAGATCAGGCGATGAAACAGTTGAAAGCCAAGCTGTACGAGTTTGAGATGCAAAAGAAAAATGCTGAGAAACAGGCGATGGAAGACACCAAGTCGGATATCGGCTGGGGAAGCCAGATTCGCTCCTACGTACTGGATGATTCACGCATCAAAGATTTACGTACCGGAGTCGAAACGCGCAATACCCAGTCGGTGCTGGATGGCGATCTGGATAAATTTATTGAAGCAAGTTTAAAAGCGGGGTTATAA
- the recJ gene encoding single-stranded-DNA-specific exonuclease RecJ: MELITQLRRRPLAEDIDLPMTMPPLLRRLYAQRGIKGARELERSLRGLLDYRLLNGIERAVDFLQQALADRRRIVIVGDFDADGATSTALTVLALRSMGGVNVKYLVPNRFDDGYGLSPEVVAQAAALGAEVIITVDNGISSLDGVDEAHRRGIAVLVTDHHLPGETLPVADAMINPNLRDCAFPSKALAGVGVAFYLMMALRARLRESGWFSQNMLTEPNLAELLDLVALGTVADVVPLDANNRILVAQGLNRIRAGKCRPGIRALLEVANRDAGQLVASDLGFALGPRLNAAGRLDDMSIGVALLLSDDITQARMLANDLDALNQTRREIEQGMQVEALRLCESLEHSRAELPYGLAMYHPEWHQGVVGILASRIKERFHRPVIAFAPAGDGILKGSGRSIAGLHLRDALERLDTLYPGLMLKFGGHAMAAGLSLVESQFDEFRLRFGELVGEWLDASQLEGIIWSDGELALPDLCLSTAEMLRDAGPWGQSFPEPTFDGRFRILQQKLVGERHLKVMVEPVNGGPLLDGIAFNVDTLLWPDSSVREAELAYKLDVNEYRGRRSVQLLIQHLWPL; this comes from the coding sequence GTGGAATTGATAACTCAACTCCGCCGGCGTCCTCTGGCGGAAGATATTGATTTACCGATGACCATGCCGCCGCTGTTGCGTCGTCTGTATGCGCAACGCGGCATTAAAGGCGCTCGGGAACTGGAGCGTAGCCTGCGCGGCTTACTGGATTATCGGCTGCTGAATGGTATTGAGCGAGCGGTTGATTTTCTGCAACAGGCGCTGGCGGACCGGCGGCGTATCGTTATTGTCGGCGATTTTGACGCCGATGGCGCAACCAGTACCGCGCTGACGGTGCTGGCGCTGCGCAGTATGGGCGGCGTCAACGTCAAGTATTTGGTGCCGAACCGCTTTGATGACGGCTACGGGCTAAGTCCGGAGGTCGTGGCGCAGGCGGCTGCGCTAGGGGCGGAGGTCATCATCACGGTGGATAACGGTATTTCCTCTCTCGATGGCGTGGACGAAGCGCACCGGCGCGGTATTGCCGTACTGGTTACCGACCACCATCTGCCGGGAGAAACGCTGCCCGTCGCCGATGCCATGATTAATCCCAACCTGCGCGACTGCGCTTTCCCGTCGAAAGCGCTGGCGGGAGTTGGCGTGGCCTTTTACCTGATGATGGCGCTGCGGGCGCGGCTGCGTGAAAGCGGCTGGTTTAGTCAAAATATGCTGACCGAACCCAATCTGGCCGAATTGCTGGATCTGGTGGCGTTGGGCACGGTGGCGGATGTGGTGCCGCTGGACGCCAATAATCGCATTCTGGTGGCGCAGGGGCTGAACCGTATTCGGGCCGGAAAGTGTCGTCCCGGCATCCGCGCGCTGCTGGAAGTGGCTAATCGCGATGCGGGCCAACTGGTCGCCAGCGATCTCGGTTTCGCGCTTGGGCCGCGACTGAACGCCGCCGGACGGCTTGACGATATGTCGATTGGCGTGGCGTTGCTGCTGAGTGACGACATTACGCAGGCGCGTATGCTGGCGAACGATCTGGATGCCCTGAACCAAACGCGCCGTGAAATTGAGCAGGGAATGCAGGTTGAAGCGCTGCGTCTGTGCGAATCGTTGGAGCACAGCCGTGCTGAATTGCCCTATGGGCTGGCGATGTACCACCCGGAATGGCATCAGGGCGTGGTGGGCATTCTGGCGTCGCGGATTAAGGAGCGGTTTCATCGTCCGGTGATCGCTTTTGCCCCTGCGGGCGACGGTATCCTGAAAGGATCCGGGCGGTCGATTGCCGGATTGCATCTGCGCGACGCGCTGGAGCGGCTGGATACGCTGTATCCGGGGTTGATGCTGAAATTCGGCGGGCATGCCATGGCGGCGGGCCTTTCACTGGTGGAGAGTCAGTTTGATGAGTTTCGCTTGCGTTTTGGCGAACTGGTGGGCGAGTGGCTGGACGCGTCCCAACTGGAAGGGATTATCTGGTCGGACGGCGAACTGGCGCTACCCGATTTGTGCCTGTCCACGGCGGAAATGCTGCGCGATGCGGGGCCGTGGGGGCAGTCTTTTCCTGAGCCGACATTTGACGGACGTTTCCGTATTCTGCAACAGAAACTGGTGGGAGAGCGCCACCTGAAAGTGATGGTGGAACCAGTAAACGGCGGCCCGCTGCTGGATGGCATCGCGTTTAATGTGGATACGCTGCTGTGGCCCGACAGCAGCGTGCGGGAGGCGGAGCTGGCGTACAAGCTGGATGTGAATGAGTATCGCGGCAGGCGTTCGGTGCAACTCCTGATCCAGCATTTATGGCCGCTATAG
- the dsbC gene encoding bifunctional protein-disulfide isomerase/oxidoreductase DsbC — protein MKKGLLLLSLLAATAAGFAHADDAAIKQTMARLGMQDAEVQPAPLAGMKTVLTDSGVFYISEDGKHLIQGPLYDISGNVPVNVTNQILKGKMDALQDQMIVYKAAQEKYVITVFTDITCGYCQKLHEQMKDYNALGITVRYLAFPRQGTNSRTEKDMQSIWCVANRNKAFDDAMKGDEISPATCKTNIDAHYQLGIQFGVKGTPAIVLEDGMVVPGYQEPKEMLAMLNAHKASMKTGG, from the coding sequence ATGAAAAAAGGGTTACTACTGCTTTCTCTATTGGCGGCAACGGCGGCAGGTTTTGCCCATGCCGATGATGCGGCGATCAAACAAACGATGGCCCGCCTGGGAATGCAGGATGCCGAGGTTCAACCCGCGCCGCTGGCCGGTATGAAAACCGTGCTGACGGATAGCGGCGTATTTTATATCAGCGAGGACGGCAAGCATCTTATCCAGGGGCCGTTATACGACATTAGCGGCAACGTGCCGGTGAACGTGACGAATCAGATCCTGAAAGGAAAAATGGACGCGTTGCAGGATCAGATGATCGTCTATAAAGCCGCGCAGGAAAAATACGTGATAACCGTGTTTACCGATATCACCTGCGGTTATTGCCAGAAGCTGCATGAGCAGATGAAAGATTACAACGCGTTGGGCATTACCGTGCGCTATCTGGCATTCCCGCGTCAGGGCACGAATTCTCGGACCGAGAAGGATATGCAGTCCATCTGGTGCGTCGCCAACCGTAACAAGGCGTTTGATGACGCCATGAAAGGGGATGAAATATCACCGGCAACCTGCAAAACCAACATTGATGCGCATTACCAGCTTGGCATTCAGTTCGGCGTTAAAGGAACTCCGGCGATTGTGTTGGAAGATGGCATGGTGGTGCCTGGCTATCAGGAGCCGAAAGAGATGTTGGCGATGTTGAATGCGCATAAGGCGTCGATGAAGACGGGTGGTTGA
- the xerD gene encoding site-specific tyrosine recombinase XerD, with protein MHAQDQAFIEQFLDALWLERNLAENTLASYRLDLRTLAEWLAHHDGDLLRAQAVELQSFLAERIEGGYKATSSARLLSAMRRLFQYLYREKIRSDDPSAILSSPKLPQRLPKDLSEAQVDALLNAPSVDQPLELRDKAMLEVLYATGLRVSELVGLTLSDVSLRQGVVRVIGKGNKERLVPLGEEAVYWIEQYLEYGRPWLLNGQTLDVLFPSSRAQQMTRQTFWHRIKHYAILASIDSEKLSPHVLRHAFATHLLNHGADLRVVQMLLGHSDLSTTQIYTHVATERLKQLHQRHHPRA; from the coding sequence ATGCACGCGCAGGATCAGGCATTTATCGAGCAGTTTCTGGATGCACTGTGGCTGGAGCGCAATCTGGCGGAAAATACGCTGGCCTCTTACCGGCTGGATTTACGTACTCTGGCCGAGTGGCTGGCGCACCACGATGGCGATCTGCTGCGGGCGCAGGCCGTCGAGCTGCAATCTTTTCTGGCTGAGCGCATTGAGGGCGGTTACAAGGCGACCAGCTCGGCGCGTTTACTGAGTGCCATGCGCCGCTTGTTCCAGTATCTTTACCGGGAAAAGATCCGCAGCGACGATCCCAGCGCCATATTGTCGTCCCCGAAGTTGCCGCAGCGTTTACCGAAAGATTTGAGCGAAGCCCAGGTCGATGCGTTGCTTAACGCGCCCAGCGTTGATCAACCGCTGGAATTGCGCGATAAAGCCATGCTTGAGGTATTGTATGCCACCGGGCTGCGCGTCTCTGAACTGGTGGGGCTGACGCTTAGCGACGTCAGCCTGCGGCAGGGCGTGGTGCGGGTGATCGGGAAAGGAAATAAGGAACGTCTGGTGCCGCTGGGCGAAGAAGCCGTGTATTGGATCGAACAGTATCTGGAATACGGACGGCCGTGGTTGCTCAATGGGCAAACGCTGGATGTATTGTTCCCCAGCAGCCGGGCGCAACAGATGACGCGTCAGACTTTCTGGCATCGCATCAAGCACTATGCGATTCTGGCGTCGATCGATAGCGAAAAATTGTCTCCGCACGTGCTGCGTCACGCATTTGCCACTCATTTATTGAATCACGGCGCGGACTTACGCGTCGTGCAGATGTTACTGGGGCACAGCGATCTTTCCACCACGCAGATTTACACCCATGTGGCGACAGAACGGCTGAAACAGCTCCATCAGCGTCATCACCCACGGGCGTAA
- a CDS encoding MFS transporter: protein MQATITPTIDVEADSPPVNSRSKVIIASLVGTAIEFFDFYIYATAAVLVFPHIFFPQGDPAAATLQSLATFAIAFIARPIGSALFGHFGDRVGRKVTLVASLLTMGISTVVIGLLPSYETIGIFAPMLLALARFGQGLGLGGEWGGAALLATENAPAHKRALYGSFPQLGAPIGFFFANGTFLLLSWLLTDEQFMQWGWRVPFIFSAVLVLIGLYVRVSLHETPVFAKAAKAGKQVRVPIGTLFSKHMKVTILGTFIMLATYTLFYIMTVYSMTYGTTPAPRGLGFSRNTFLWMLMIAVIAFAIIIPLAGYLADIFGRRRTMIVVTCLMLVFAMVFPSMLGSGNPAIVMAFLICGMGMMGLTFGPMGALLPELFPTEVRYTGASFSYNVSSILGASVAPYIATWLTVTYGLFYVGIYLAAMASLTLIALLLSKETRHQSLG from the coding sequence ATGCAAGCTACCATCACTCCCACTATCGACGTAGAGGCGGACTCGCCACCGGTAAATTCCAGAAGTAAAGTTATTATTGCCTCTCTAGTGGGAACCGCTATTGAATTTTTTGATTTTTATATTTATGCCACTGCCGCCGTGCTGGTATTTCCCCACATTTTCTTCCCGCAGGGCGATCCGGCGGCGGCGACGCTACAGTCGTTAGCCACCTTTGCCATCGCCTTCATCGCGCGCCCAATCGGTTCAGCGCTATTCGGACATTTCGGCGACCGCGTCGGCCGTAAAGTTACGCTGGTGGCATCCTTGCTGACCATGGGTATTTCCACGGTGGTAATCGGCCTATTGCCCAGCTATGAGACCATTGGCATCTTCGCGCCGATGCTGCTGGCGCTGGCTCGTTTCGGTCAAGGTTTGGGATTGGGCGGCGAATGGGGCGGCGCGGCGCTGTTGGCCACTGAAAACGCGCCGGCACACAAACGCGCGTTGTACGGTTCATTCCCTCAGCTTGGCGCGCCGATCGGCTTCTTCTTTGCCAACGGCACCTTTCTGCTGCTCTCCTGGTTGCTGACCGACGAGCAATTCATGCAGTGGGGCTGGCGCGTACCGTTCATTTTCTCCGCCGTACTGGTGTTAATCGGCCTGTATGTGCGCGTATCCCTGCACGAAACCCCGGTATTCGCCAAGGCGGCCAAAGCCGGCAAGCAGGTACGCGTGCCAATCGGCACCCTGTTCAGCAAACATATGAAAGTCACCATTTTGGGGACCTTCATCATGCTGGCGACCTATACGCTGTTCTACATCATGACCGTCTACTCGATGACGTACGGCACCACGCCCGCGCCGAGAGGGCTGGGCTTCTCCCGCAATACGTTCCTGTGGATGCTGATGATCGCCGTTATTGCTTTCGCCATTATTATCCCGCTGGCGGGCTATCTGGCTGATATCTTCGGACGGCGCAGAACCATGATTGTCGTCACCTGCCTGATGCTGGTATTCGCCATGGTGTTCCCGTCCATGCTCGGTTCCGGCAACCCGGCCATCGTAATGGCCTTCCTGATTTGCGGCATGGGCATGATGGGACTGACCTTCGGCCCGATGGGCGCGCTGCTGCCGGAACTGTTCCCGACGGAAGTCCGTTATACCGGGGCATCGTTCTCTTATAACGTGTCATCCATTCTGGGGGCATCGGTCGCGCCGTACATCGCCACCTGGCTGACGGTGACTTACGGTCTGTTCTATGTGGGAATCTATCTGGCGGCCATGGCGTCGCTGACGCTCATCGCATTGTTGTTGAGTAAAGAAACCCGTCATCAGTCTCTTGGCTAA
- the fldB gene encoding flavodoxin FldB, translating into MKIGLFYGSSTCYTEMAAEKIRDILGEDLVDLHNVKDVDPQRMEEYEILILGIPTWDFGEIQEDWESIWQQLPTLDLKGKIVALYGMGDQLGYGEWFLDALGMLHDQLLPLGVKFIGYWPTEGYEFTSPKPLAADGKHFVGLALDEVNQYDLSDDRIEQWCGQILQEMQALL; encoded by the coding sequence ATGAAAATAGGTCTATTTTACGGTTCAAGCACCTGCTACACCGAAATGGCGGCAGAAAAAATCCGCGATATTCTGGGTGAAGATCTGGTCGATCTGCACAACGTCAAGGATGTCGATCCACAACGGATGGAAGAGTACGAAATACTGATTTTGGGTATTCCAACCTGGGATTTCGGCGAAATTCAGGAAGACTGGGAGAGCATCTGGCAACAACTGCCCACCTTGGATCTGAAAGGCAAAATTGTGGCGCTGTATGGCATGGGCGATCAGTTGGGATACGGCGAGTGGTTCCTTGATGCGCTGGGGATGCTGCACGACCAACTGCTGCCGCTGGGCGTGAAATTTATCGGCTATTGGCCGACCGAAGGCTACGAGTTTACCAGCCCGAAACCGCTGGCGGCCGACGGCAAACACTTTGTCGGGCTGGCGCTGGATGAGGTCAATCAGTACGATCTTAGCGACGACCGTATTGAACAGTGGTGCGGACAGATTTTGCAGGAAATGCAAGCGCTGCTGTAA